A section of the Ruania halotolerans genome encodes:
- a CDS encoding small basic family protein translates to MIAVAGLVVGVVLGLILQPSVPVELQPYLPIAVVAALDALFGAVRARLEEVFDERVFVTSFVFNVVIAAFLVFLGDQLGVGSQMSTAVVVVLGIRIFSNAASIRRHVFKA, encoded by the coding sequence ATGATCGCCGTGGCCGGGCTCGTGGTCGGCGTGGTGCTCGGGCTCATCCTGCAACCCTCTGTTCCCGTGGAGCTCCAGCCCTACCTCCCCATCGCCGTGGTTGCCGCCCTCGACGCCCTGTTCGGCGCCGTCCGAGCGCGCTTGGAGGAGGTCTTCGACGAGCGGGTGTTCGTCACCTCCTTCGTGTTCAATGTGGTGATCGCCGCCTTCCTGGTCTTCCTCGGCGACCAGTTGGGAGTGGGCTCGCAGATGAGCACCGCCGTGGTGGTGGTGCTCGGAATCCGCATCTTCTCCAACGCTGCGTCGATCCGGCGCCACGTGTTCAAGGCATGA
- a CDS encoding CDP-alcohol phosphatidyltransferase family protein, with protein MSRIPGGENRSEPVVTDRIFTVPNVISMVRLLLVPVVGVLIMTGHLIPAFVVLVGAGFSDWLDGVIARRFNQTSRLGRFLDPSADRLFILVTILGLAVQQIIPWWVVIVLLARELAVGLCLPAMARRGYPGFPVHVAGKAGTFALMYAFPLLLLSHLSGPVGETAWVVGWAAALWGVFLYWAAGLLYLNQFREVMTGRAMPA; from the coding sequence GTGAGCAGGATCCCCGGGGGCGAGAACCGGTCGGAACCGGTCGTCACCGACCGGATCTTCACCGTGCCGAATGTCATCTCGATGGTGCGGCTCTTGCTGGTCCCAGTGGTCGGCGTTCTGATCATGACGGGACACCTGATCCCGGCGTTCGTGGTGCTGGTTGGTGCCGGATTCAGCGATTGGCTCGACGGCGTGATCGCGCGACGGTTCAATCAGACATCCCGGCTTGGGCGCTTTCTCGACCCTTCAGCTGACCGCCTGTTCATTCTGGTGACGATCCTGGGACTGGCTGTTCAGCAGATCATTCCGTGGTGGGTGGTGATCGTGCTGCTGGCGCGTGAACTTGCCGTCGGTCTGTGCTTGCCCGCGATGGCGCGCCGTGGGTATCCCGGGTTCCCTGTGCATGTGGCGGGGAAAGCGGGCACCTTCGCGCTGATGTATGCCTTCCCGCTGTTGTTGCTGTCACACCTGAGCGGGCCGGTGGGCGAGACGGCGTGGGTGGTCGGTTGGGCAGCGGCGCTGTGGGGTGTCTTCCTCTATTGGGCCGCCGGGCTGCTCTATCTCAACCAGTTCCGTGAGGTGATGACGGGCAGGGCGATGCCGGCATGA
- a CDS encoding siderophore-interacting protein, whose protein sequence is MLTSPPATETALKDDRPAYRPYSVTVQAIEALSPHFVRVTFTGPQLHWFGTDGDDQRIKIVFPHESTGQVSDIGADDEEVCRSGTWYERWRALPAESRSPIRTYTVRAVRTHLGEIDVDMVAHGDAGPASRWLNQASVGDGLVISGPDARSVSSTGGRDWDPGTAQEVLLAGDETAAPAICAILERLEPGRRATAFIEIPTAADELACTLPPGAQITWLARDGAAHGDILAPTVVAWARAHAALIGPGRATAATDLEDIDVDSEILWDSPVLRQAPDTCGRGQRCGSDFYAWFAGEAAVIKSLRRVLVSEIGVCRRRVAFMGYWRAGRAEGQ, encoded by the coding sequence ATGCTCACCTCACCCCCGGCTACGGAGACCGCGCTCAAGGACGACCGACCGGCGTACCGGCCCTACTCCGTCACGGTGCAGGCGATCGAGGCTCTGAGCCCGCACTTCGTCCGTGTCACCTTCACCGGTCCGCAGTTGCACTGGTTCGGAACTGATGGTGACGATCAACGAATCAAGATCGTGTTTCCCCACGAGTCCACCGGCCAGGTCAGTGACATCGGCGCCGATGACGAGGAGGTCTGCCGTTCCGGTACCTGGTACGAGCGCTGGCGCGCCCTCCCGGCAGAATCCCGCAGTCCCATTCGCACGTACACGGTGCGCGCCGTGCGCACGCACCTCGGTGAGATCGACGTCGACATGGTCGCCCATGGGGACGCAGGGCCGGCCTCGCGCTGGTTGAATCAGGCGAGCGTGGGGGATGGGTTGGTCATCTCGGGGCCCGATGCACGATCGGTCTCTTCCACCGGAGGCCGTGACTGGGATCCGGGAACGGCGCAGGAGGTCCTGCTCGCCGGCGACGAGACCGCCGCGCCCGCGATCTGCGCGATCCTCGAACGGTTGGAGCCGGGACGGCGTGCCACGGCGTTCATCGAGATTCCCACCGCGGCGGATGAACTCGCCTGCACGCTCCCTCCGGGAGCGCAGATCACCTGGCTGGCCCGCGATGGCGCCGCGCATGGGGACATCCTCGCTCCCACCGTGGTGGCCTGGGCGCGCGCCCATGCGGCACTGATCGGTCCCGGACGCGCCACGGCAGCGACCGACCTTGAGGACATCGACGTGGATTCGGAGATCCTCTGGGACTCGCCGGTGCTGCGCCAGGCGCCGGATACCTGCGGACGTGGTCAGCGATGCGGATCCGACTTCTATGCGTGGTTCGCAGGGGAGGCCGCGGTGATCAAGTCGTTACGGCGGGTGCTGGTCTCCGAGATCGGGGTCTGCCGCCGCCGGGTCGCCTTCATGGGGTACTGGCGAGCCGGCCGCGCCGAGGGGCAGTAG
- a CDS encoding DUF4126 domain-containing protein: MELLTGGGLALSAGLNAYIPMMVMGLLARYTSLVELPATWGWLANGWVLIVLGVLLAVEVVADKVPAVDHVNDILQTVVRPTSGGIVFAAGSGAITPATTDPGEFFTSAAVVPLACGVILALITHLGKAGARAGINLSTAGIGAPVASTVEDVSAVTLTTLALLLPVLVLVFVVAAVVVIVAMRRRTLRRNRLVT; this comes from the coding sequence ATGGAACTGCTGACCGGCGGCGGTCTGGCTCTCTCGGCAGGACTGAACGCCTACATCCCCATGATGGTGATGGGGCTTCTCGCGCGGTACACCTCGCTCGTCGAGTTGCCCGCCACGTGGGGCTGGCTGGCGAACGGCTGGGTCCTCATCGTGCTCGGGGTACTACTCGCCGTCGAGGTCGTCGCAGACAAGGTGCCGGCAGTGGACCATGTCAATGACATCCTGCAGACGGTGGTGCGCCCTACCTCCGGCGGTATCGTGTTCGCGGCCGGTTCGGGCGCCATCACGCCTGCGACCACCGACCCGGGCGAGTTCTTCACCAGCGCGGCGGTGGTCCCCCTCGCTTGCGGTGTGATTCTGGCCCTCATCACGCACCTGGGCAAGGCGGGCGCCCGTGCGGGCATCAACCTTTCCACTGCGGGAATCGGCGCACCGGTGGCCTCCACCGTGGAGGACGTCTCCGCCGTCACGTTGACCACGCTGGCCCTCCTGCTTCCCGTGCTGGTACTGGTGTTCGTGGTGGCTGCCGTCGTGGTGATCGTCGCAATGCGACGCAGGACGCTCCGACGCAATAGGTTGGTCACATGA
- a CDS encoding DUF881 domain-containing protein, producing MTRYPVPQGTSTSTRFAATGGRRPDASMTLLNEVMERPLDLGYAAASDARRRGVATPQTPVRRSVTFLLAVLLGVVAVWAARELRAPVEFENASDVLVEEIRGRTAIGDRLAEQNEELRQEITELQAEAMGEDAEEFLADSARLGLWAGATAVQGTGIVITVEDSVQARNQEPGAEDGRVRDSDLQFVVNGLWAAGAEAIAVNGHRLTGHTAIRTAGDAVLVDLQPLVSPYRIEVIGDPDDLRTEFARTQASAMLNQLAARHSIASSIETADKLVLPAGTAGQPDVVTESS from the coding sequence ATGACCCGGTATCCCGTGCCGCAGGGCACGTCCACGAGCACCCGGTTCGCCGCGACCGGTGGACGACGCCCCGATGCATCGATGACGCTGCTCAACGAGGTGATGGAGCGGCCCCTGGACCTCGGGTACGCGGCCGCGAGTGATGCGCGCCGGCGTGGCGTGGCCACGCCCCAGACCCCGGTGCGGCGCAGCGTGACCTTCCTCCTCGCGGTGCTCCTCGGGGTGGTGGCGGTGTGGGCGGCGCGTGAGCTCCGTGCGCCGGTGGAGTTCGAGAATGCCTCTGACGTATTGGTCGAGGAGATCAGGGGTCGCACGGCGATCGGTGATCGGCTCGCTGAGCAGAACGAGGAGCTACGACAGGAGATCACCGAACTCCAGGCGGAGGCGATGGGTGAGGATGCGGAGGAGTTCCTTGCCGACTCCGCCCGTTTGGGCCTGTGGGCGGGCGCAACTGCGGTCCAGGGCACGGGCATCGTGATCACCGTTGAGGACTCGGTGCAGGCGCGCAACCAGGAGCCGGGCGCTGAGGACGGCAGGGTGCGGGATTCGGACCTGCAGTTCGTCGTCAACGGTCTCTGGGCGGCCGGGGCGGAGGCAATCGCCGTGAACGGCCATCGCCTCACTGGGCACACGGCCATTCGTACTGCTGGAGACGCCGTCCTGGTCGACCTGCAGCCGCTGGTCTCGCCGTATCGGATCGAGGTCATCGGTGACCCTGACGACCTGCGGACGGAGTTCGCCCGGACGCAGGCATCGGCGATGTTGAATCAACTGGCTGCCCGCCACTCCATTGCCTCGTCAATCGAGACGGCGGACAAGCTCGTGCTCCCTGCCGGCACCGCAGGCCAGCCTGACGTTGTGACGGAATCGTCATGA
- a CDS encoding thioredoxin family protein: protein MPDLLIRFIAVLVLLAVATGGWLAVRHRRGNPRTVSGAPGVDAIAAAVTIPAAARQVVVQFSGPHCSACGPSARVWRSVVTEPDAFLSVDVTEHLDLTRTFGVLSTPTSLVFDGNGELRTRLTGPPSPARAREALALAGSFH, encoded by the coding sequence ATGCCAGATCTCCTGATCCGATTCATCGCGGTGCTCGTGCTTCTCGCGGTGGCAACAGGTGGCTGGTTGGCGGTGCGGCACCGGCGCGGAAACCCTCGGACTGTCAGCGGCGCTCCCGGCGTCGATGCGATCGCCGCCGCCGTGACGATACCGGCCGCCGCCCGTCAGGTGGTGGTGCAGTTCTCCGGTCCGCACTGTTCTGCGTGTGGTCCCAGCGCGCGGGTGTGGCGTTCGGTGGTCACCGAACCGGATGCCTTCCTGAGTGTGGACGTCACCGAGCACCTGGACCTCACGAGGACGTTCGGGGTGCTGAGCACGCCGACGTCCCTGGTGTTCGACGGCAACGGTGAGTTGCGCACCCGGCTCACCGGGCCGCCGTCGCCCGCTCGCGCCCGCGAGGCGCTTGCGCTCGCCGGCTCCTTCCACTGA
- a CDS encoding FecCD family ABC transporter permease gives MSERTGRPADLGTLVLRRARARQRRRYRAVIGSLTAAVLVAGWLTLAWGTGAGEVVGHLGELLGLPGAERSFAIRLRLPRAALSILVGIAFALAGGLFQSVLRNALASPDILGVNAAASLAGAWAILVLGVSGALVSLAAFLGAVAVAALIVVLAWRDGLSGLRFVLIGVGMAFVANAGIGYLLTRTEVNDARSALVWMVGSIGTPAWSAVATLAVALMVLVPLAALAVSRLRALDLGDDTASGLGVRANRTRVLILVVAVALAAVATAFAGPIAFVAFVSAPIARRMLPESGSALAPAALIGALVVLLAGLVTDQLLASFNIPVGIVTGAVGAPYLLWLLATSGRTRG, from the coding sequence ATGAGCGAGCGGACCGGCCGGCCCGCAGATCTGGGCACCCTGGTGTTGCGCCGCGCCCGAGCGCGCCAGCGGCGTCGATACCGCGCCGTGATCGGATCGCTGACGGCGGCCGTCCTGGTGGCCGGATGGCTCACCCTGGCCTGGGGCACCGGGGCGGGTGAGGTAGTCGGTCACCTTGGCGAACTGCTCGGCCTACCAGGCGCCGAGCGTTCCTTCGCCATTCGGCTGCGCTTGCCGCGCGCCGCCCTGAGCATTCTGGTGGGTATCGCCTTCGCGCTGGCGGGCGGCTTGTTCCAGTCGGTACTGCGCAACGCCCTCGCCAGCCCGGACATCCTCGGGGTAAACGCCGCCGCGTCCCTCGCGGGTGCCTGGGCGATCCTCGTGCTCGGAGTATCCGGCGCCCTGGTCTCCCTGGCAGCGTTCCTGGGTGCCGTGGCCGTGGCGGCGCTGATCGTGGTGCTCGCCTGGCGCGACGGACTCTCCGGGCTGCGGTTCGTACTCATCGGCGTGGGGATGGCCTTCGTGGCCAACGCAGGGATCGGCTACCTGCTCACCCGGACCGAAGTCAACGATGCGCGGTCTGCTCTGGTGTGGATGGTCGGTTCGATCGGCACGCCGGCATGGTCTGCCGTGGCCACCCTCGCGGTGGCGCTCATGGTGCTGGTGCCGCTCGCGGCGCTGGCTGTGTCCCGGCTTCGAGCGCTCGATCTGGGCGACGACACCGCCAGCGGGCTCGGTGTGCGAGCGAACCGGACCAGGGTACTGATTCTCGTCGTTGCAGTTGCCTTGGCCGCGGTGGCGACGGCCTTCGCCGGACCGATCGCCTTCGTGGCGTTCGTCAGTGCTCCGATTGCCCGCCGGATGCTGCCGGAGTCAGGTAGCGCCCTGGCGCCCGCGGCCCTGATCGGTGCCCTCGTGGTGCTGCTGGCCGGACTGGTGACCGACCAGCTCTTGGCGAGCTTCAACATCCCGGTCGGAATAGTCACCGGCGCCGTCGGTGCCCCGTATTTGTTGTGGCTGCTGGCCACGAGTGGAAGGACGCGCGGATGA
- a CDS encoding FecCD family ABC transporter permease has product MTFPSAPSVPGSAPPRAATSILRTSTRRRILGGGGLALLVLLLVGASLAVGAREISLTVVWAALVDYVPGNVEHDVIIDQRLPRTVVGLAVGAALGAAGVLMQGLTRNPLADPGLLGVNAGAAFAVVLAITFLGVNSPVAFLPFAFLGAAGAAVLVYLVSAGSRDGATPVTLALAGTAVTAGVTSLIMLLLLSNPQTVNAYRFWSVGSLAGRDGTTQSSMLGSLLPFLIAGFVLAAVSTRWLNLLALGTDVARGLGVRVGTSRALSVVAVVLLAGSATALAGPIVFVGLVVPHAVRAATGPDHRWMFAYALPAGGALLLVADVLGRALVRPGELEAGLVVAAVGAPVMIAIVRRANLGGGRSGGVQ; this is encoded by the coding sequence ATGACCTTCCCTTCCGCGCCGTCGGTGCCCGGCTCTGCCCCACCCCGTGCGGCCACCTCGATACTGCGCACCTCCACACGTCGTCGGATACTCGGCGGAGGTGGCCTCGCCCTGCTGGTCCTCCTCCTGGTCGGGGCCAGCCTGGCCGTCGGGGCCCGGGAGATCAGCCTGACCGTGGTCTGGGCTGCCCTGGTGGACTACGTTCCGGGGAACGTCGAGCATGACGTGATCATCGATCAGCGGCTTCCTCGCACAGTCGTGGGACTTGCGGTCGGCGCCGCGCTGGGGGCGGCAGGGGTACTGATGCAGGGCCTGACCCGTAACCCATTGGCAGACCCGGGCCTGCTCGGAGTGAACGCAGGAGCCGCCTTCGCTGTGGTACTCGCCATCACATTCCTGGGCGTGAACAGCCCGGTGGCATTCCTTCCCTTCGCTTTCCTCGGAGCAGCTGGTGCCGCGGTGCTGGTGTATCTGGTCAGTGCCGGTTCTCGCGACGGAGCCACGCCGGTCACGCTTGCCCTGGCCGGTACGGCAGTGACCGCCGGCGTGACGTCACTGATCATGCTGCTCCTGCTGTCCAACCCGCAGACGGTCAATGCCTATCGATTCTGGTCGGTCGGATCCTTGGCCGGACGCGATGGCACCACGCAGTCGTCCATGCTGGGCTCGCTGCTGCCCTTCCTGATCGCCGGCTTCGTCCTCGCCGCTGTGAGTACACGCTGGCTCAACCTGCTCGCACTCGGCACGGATGTCGCACGCGGCCTCGGCGTCCGGGTGGGCACCTCTCGCGCGTTGTCCGTGGTGGCCGTGGTGCTACTCGCCGGCTCGGCAACCGCGCTTGCCGGACCGATCGTCTTCGTGGGCTTGGTGGTCCCGCACGCGGTGCGGGCGGCCACGGGGCCGGATCATCGGTGGATGTTCGCCTATGCGCTCCCGGCCGGGGGCGCATTGCTGCTGGTGGCGGACGTGCTCGGCCGTGCGCTGGTGCGCCCGGGAGAGCTCGAGGCGGGACTGGTGGTGGCCGCCGTCGGAGCGCCGGTGATGATCGCGATCGTGCGCCGAGCGAACCTCGGCGGTGGGCGATCGGGGGGTGTGCAATGA
- a CDS encoding iron-siderophore ABC transporter substrate-binding protein, giving the protein MSRRHSLTVAAIAAALALAACSGGQSAPEESSDRAPGAEGAWESVSIDHAFGSTEIAEAPQDVVTLGWGSTEAAIALGVVPVGIEAKSYAADDDGMLPWVAEALAGTESAPAMIPEIIEEPAYEEIDALEPDLILAPYSGITEEQYELLTEIAPTVVYPEEAWTTPWRDVVTIVGESLGLADEATALVADIDSQLTEAAAAHPELDGLTVAAVWDLGGTFYVYKGADPRVGFLTDLGMQSAPSVEELAVGNETFFYTLSYEETSRLESDLIVMYASSQDEVDAFLAQSYAQAIPAVASGAVAPVVGDPLIAAMSPPTALSVTWGLEDYLQIISEAATHVS; this is encoded by the coding sequence GTGTCCCGACGTCACAGCCTGACCGTCGCTGCCATCGCAGCGGCTCTTGCCCTGGCTGCCTGCAGCGGCGGGCAATCTGCCCCCGAGGAATCGAGCGATCGGGCGCCGGGCGCCGAGGGCGCCTGGGAGAGTGTCTCGATCGATCACGCATTCGGTTCCACGGAGATCGCCGAGGCACCGCAGGATGTGGTCACCCTCGGGTGGGGCTCCACTGAGGCGGCCATCGCCCTTGGGGTCGTCCCCGTGGGCATTGAGGCCAAGTCCTACGCCGCTGACGACGATGGCATGTTGCCGTGGGTGGCCGAGGCGTTAGCTGGTACAGAGTCGGCTCCAGCGATGATTCCCGAGATCATCGAAGAGCCCGCCTACGAAGAGATCGACGCCCTTGAACCCGATCTGATCCTGGCGCCGTACTCCGGGATTACCGAAGAGCAGTACGAGTTGCTGACCGAGATCGCTCCGACCGTGGTGTACCCGGAGGAGGCCTGGACCACACCGTGGCGGGACGTCGTCACCATCGTCGGAGAATCGCTCGGGCTGGCCGATGAAGCCACGGCGCTCGTGGCAGACATCGACTCCCAGCTCACCGAGGCTGCCGCTGCGCACCCCGAGCTGGACGGGCTCACCGTTGCAGCGGTCTGGGATCTCGGCGGCACGTTCTACGTCTACAAGGGTGCGGACCCGCGCGTCGGCTTCCTGACCGATCTCGGCATGCAGAGCGCGCCGTCGGTTGAGGAGCTTGCCGTGGGCAACGAGACCTTCTTCTACACCCTGTCCTACGAGGAGACCTCACGGCTGGAGAGTGACCTGATCGTCATGTACGCCTCGAGCCAGGACGAGGTCGATGCGTTCCTGGCGCAGTCCTATGCACAGGCCATTCCCGCGGTAGCATCGGGGGCGGTGGCGCCGGTGGTGGGTGACCCGCTCATCGCGGCGATGTCGCCGCCCACGGCACTGTCGGTGACGTGGGGGTTGGAGGACTACCTGCAGATCATCAGTGAGGCCGCCACACACGTGTCCTGA
- a CDS encoding DUF4395 domain-containing protein, which yields MGPAPSPSGIDPRGPRVGAALTSALLVLAIVVGGSGGLMVLAVVVASFLLGTVGGVGRTWQGLLYRVLIRPRLVAPQELEDPRPPRFAQGIGLAITGVGLILGLLGVTWALPVFAGIALIAAFLNAAFGLCLGCEMYLLLLRVRSPRTA from the coding sequence ATGGGACCCGCACCATCACCCTCCGGTATCGATCCCCGCGGCCCTCGCGTGGGCGCCGCCTTGACCAGTGCGCTATTGGTGCTGGCGATCGTGGTGGGCGGCAGTGGCGGCCTCATGGTCCTCGCTGTCGTCGTGGCATCGTTCCTGCTGGGCACCGTCGGGGGCGTGGGCCGCACGTGGCAGGGATTGCTCTACCGCGTGCTGATCCGGCCACGGCTCGTGGCTCCGCAGGAACTCGAGGATCCCCGTCCCCCGAGGTTCGCGCAGGGCATCGGTTTGGCGATCACGGGAGTCGGGTTGATTCTGGGCCTGCTCGGCGTGACATGGGCGCTTCCGGTGTTCGCCGGCATCGCGCTCATTGCGGCGTTCCTGAATGCCGCGTTCGGCCTGTGCCTGGGCTGCGAGATGTACCTGCTGCTGCTTCGCGTGCGTTCACCACGCACGGCGTGA
- a CDS encoding ABC transporter ATP-binding protein: protein MRPTSGRKVAHELRAECLTLAYDGTAVVSELDLDVPSGQVTVIVGANGCGKSTLLRGVARLLRPTGGVVTMDGRAVHELPAKRLATVLGILPQAPIAPEGITVADLVGRGRYPHQGWFRPWSGGDDDVVAQALRVTSTLDLAERRVDTLSGGQRQRVWIAMALAQDPDVLLLDEPTTYLDLAHQVDVLDLVHALNSERGTTVVMVLHDLNMAARYADHLVVMRAGGVLISGPPAEVVTEDVVRDAFGVQSQVVADPVCGAPMVVPVGRFHGARAVVSPDIAVSV, encoded by the coding sequence ATGAGACCGACGAGCGGACGCAAGGTAGCCCATGAGTTGCGCGCGGAGTGCCTGACCCTCGCCTATGACGGGACGGCGGTGGTCTCCGAGCTCGATCTGGATGTGCCGTCCGGCCAGGTCACGGTGATCGTGGGAGCGAACGGGTGCGGGAAGTCCACGTTGCTGCGAGGCGTGGCTCGATTGCTGCGCCCCACCGGCGGCGTTGTGACCATGGATGGGCGCGCCGTGCACGAGTTGCCCGCCAAACGCCTCGCCACCGTATTGGGCATCCTGCCTCAGGCGCCGATCGCCCCGGAGGGGATCACCGTGGCAGACCTGGTGGGCCGTGGCCGCTACCCGCACCAGGGGTGGTTCAGGCCATGGAGCGGTGGAGACGACGACGTGGTGGCCCAGGCCCTGCGCGTGACCTCCACGTTGGACCTGGCCGAGCGCCGGGTGGACACCCTCTCGGGCGGGCAGCGCCAGCGGGTGTGGATCGCGATGGCCCTGGCGCAGGACCCGGATGTGCTGCTCCTGGATGAACCGACCACCTATCTCGATCTTGCCCACCAGGTGGATGTGCTGGACCTGGTGCACGCGCTCAACTCCGAACGCGGCACCACAGTGGTGATGGTGCTGCACGACCTCAACATGGCCGCTCGGTACGCCGATCATCTCGTGGTGATGCGTGCGGGTGGGGTACTCATCAGCGGTCCGCCTGCTGAGGTCGTCACCGAAGACGTGGTCCGTGATGCGTTCGGTGTGCAGTCGCAGGTGGTGGCCGATCCGGTGTGCGGCGCCCCGATGGTGGTGCCCGTCGGGCGCTTCCACGGAGCACGAGCTGTGGTGTCACCGGACATCGCCGTTTCCGTATAA
- a CDS encoding MDR family MFS transporter yields the protein MTDSSYSEHTVSGTPATGQERLDPQTKLVIGLLLVSSFVVILNETIMSVAIPSIMIDLGVTESTGQWLSTAFMLTMAVVIPVTGYLLQRFHTRTIYLTAMALFTAGTLTAAVSVGFGMLVLGRVIQASGTAMMLPLLMTTLMTVVPPALRGKTMGNVSIVMAVAPAVGPTASGAILAVMPWSGIFWVVLPIAVAALVLGGRKIPNVTTPRAVPLDVFSIVLSAFAFGGLIYGLSTLGEAAHSEPFLPAPVPITIGVVMLALFVTRQIALQRRDRALLDLRVFTSRTFTVALTMMLLMMMALFGTIILLPIYLQNVLGLEPLAIGAILLPGGLAMGLLGPIAGRVYDRFGPRVLVTPGAIVVSAALWSLTLLTAETPASMVLGAHVLLSLGLGLLFTPLFTTSLGSIPAHLYSHGSAIVGAMQQLAGAAGTALFVVLLTINRVAAADGGADVVHATAAGTRAAFMCGAVISLTVIVASFFIRSAEQPAQEEQVLTH from the coding sequence GTGACCGATTCCAGCTACTCCGAGCACACGGTCTCTGGCACACCAGCCACCGGGCAGGAACGGCTCGATCCGCAGACCAAACTCGTGATCGGCCTGCTGCTCGTCTCTTCATTCGTGGTCATTCTGAACGAGACCATCATGAGCGTCGCCATTCCGAGCATCATGATCGACCTGGGCGTCACCGAGAGCACGGGTCAATGGCTCTCGACGGCATTCATGCTCACCATGGCCGTGGTGATCCCGGTGACCGGGTATCTCCTGCAACGATTCCACACCCGCACGATCTACCTCACGGCGATGGCCCTGTTCACCGCGGGAACCCTCACGGCTGCGGTCTCCGTCGGGTTCGGGATGCTCGTGCTGGGCCGCGTCATCCAAGCCAGCGGGACGGCCATGATGCTGCCACTGCTGATGACGACGCTGATGACCGTGGTGCCACCGGCGCTACGGGGCAAGACGATGGGCAACGTCTCGATCGTGATGGCCGTCGCACCCGCGGTCGGTCCGACCGCCTCGGGGGCGATCCTCGCCGTGATGCCGTGGTCGGGAATCTTCTGGGTGGTACTGCCCATCGCGGTGGCCGCGCTGGTTCTCGGCGGGCGCAAGATCCCCAACGTGACGACGCCACGGGCGGTCCCGCTCGACGTGTTCTCGATCGTGCTCTCCGCGTTCGCATTCGGTGGTCTGATCTACGGCCTGAGCACTCTCGGTGAAGCGGCGCACAGTGAACCGTTCCTCCCGGCGCCTGTTCCGATCACCATCGGCGTGGTGATGCTCGCCCTGTTCGTGACACGTCAGATCGCGTTGCAACGCCGCGATCGCGCGCTACTTGACCTGCGTGTCTTCACCTCACGAACGTTCACCGTCGCACTCACGATGATGCTGCTCATGATGATGGCGCTGTTCGGCACGATCATCCTGTTGCCCATCTACCTGCAGAACGTCCTTGGGCTCGAACCCCTCGCCATCGGTGCCATCCTTCTTCCTGGGGGCTTGGCGATGGGCCTGCTCGGGCCGATCGCCGGACGTGTCTACGACCGGTTCGGGCCCCGCGTGCTCGTCACACCGGGGGCGATCGTCGTCAGCGCCGCGCTGTGGAGTCTCACGCTGCTCACCGCGGAAACGCCCGCTTCGATGGTGCTCGGTGCACACGTGCTCCTCAGCCTCGGCCTGGGCCTATTGTTCACCCCGCTGTTCACCACGTCCCTCGGCTCGATTCCCGCACACTTGTACTCCCATGGCAGTGCCATCGTCGGGGCAATGCAACAGCTCGCCGGAGCCGCAGGCACGGCGCTGTTCGTGGTACTCCTGACGATCAACCGGGTGGCCGCAGCCGATGGTGGGGCCGACGTGGTTCATGCCACGGCCGCCGGTACCCGTGCCGCATTCATGTGCGGCGCGGTGATCTCCTTGACGGTGATTGTGGCCTCGTTCTTCATCCGTTCAGCAGAGCAGCCCGCCCAGGAGGAGCAGGTACTCACCCACTGA
- a CDS encoding thiamine-binding protein produces the protein MLLAFSVAPMGHGESVATAVADAVAVVRSSGLPHRTDAMFTTIEGEWDEVFDVVRRATDAVSAHGHRVSLVMKADIRPGHQGELDGKVARLEAALAERSDALERSDSAEHTDG, from the coding sequence ATGCTGCTCGCATTCTCTGTCGCGCCGATGGGGCACGGTGAGTCCGTGGCCACCGCTGTCGCGGACGCCGTCGCGGTGGTGCGCTCCAGCGGCCTGCCACACCGCACCGATGCCATGTTCACCACGATCGAGGGTGAATGGGATGAGGTCTTTGACGTCGTACGGCGCGCCACTGACGCCGTCTCTGCGCACGGGCACCGTGTTTCGCTGGTGATGAAGGCCGACATTCGGCCCGGCCACCAGGGCGAACTCGATGGCAAGGTGGCCCGGCTCGAGGCGGCCCTGGCCGAACGTTCCGACGCCCTCGAACGTTCCGACTCCGCCGAGCACACCGACGGCTGA